A region from the Lycium barbarum isolate Lr01 chromosome 8, ASM1917538v2, whole genome shotgun sequence genome encodes:
- the LOC132608148 gene encoding putative receptor like protein 25: MEIENILEVFTAIDFTCNNFQGEIPEILGDLNTFYLLNLSHNALTGRIPKALGKIPRGNQLQMLLDNSFEGNTGLCDFPLKKYSNTKATGLSQFPSGHSEPETIDGKYISFALGSSEWKPKEVKEKSACDKHMKES; the protein is encoded by the exons ATGGAGATTGAGAATATTCTTGAAGTTTTTACTGCTATTGATTTCACTTGCAACAACTTTCAAGGAGAGATACCAGAGATATTGGGAGATCTCAATACGTTTTACCTTCTTAACTTGTCACACAATGCTTTGACAGGAAGAATACCAAAGGCCCTTGGAAA GATTCCAAGAGGCAACCAACTTCAAATGCTCTTAGATAATTCCTTTGAAGGGAACACAGGGCTGTGTGATTTTCCGTTAAAGAAGTATAGCAACACCAAGGCGACTGGACTGTCACAATTCCCTAGTGGCCATTCTGAACCTGAAACAATTGACGGGAAATATATAAGTTTTGCCTTGGGATCTTCC GAATGGAAACCGAAGGAGGTAAAG GAAAAGTCTGCTTGCGATAAGCATATGAAGGAGTCATAA
- the LOC132608149 gene encoding receptor like protein 27-like has product MFYLDLSVNQIKEVWVWRVGNRVYLNLSCNLLESLEKPYNMSTSLQLIDFHSNRINGDPPILPTSLIYFSIANNKLTGSIPSSICNLHHLQYINMSNNSINSKLPPCLFQKSDSLVVLNLGRNKLSGIIPDTFPQNCNLRTLDLNSNILEGKFPRSLQGCAFLEVLDIRNNKIRNTFPCMLKKFSNLHVLVLRPNMFHGNLRCLIANNETWSKLQIIDLLANNFSGSLPTRYFSSRQGMMLSSNPDQVGSKHL; this is encoded by the coding sequence ATGTTCTACTTAGACCTTTCAGTTAACCAAATCAAAGAAGTTTGGGTTTGGAGAGTAGGAAATAGAGTTTATCTGAATCTTTCTTGCAATCTCCTGGAGTCTCTGGAAAAACCTTACAACATGTCCACCAGCCTACAACTCATTGACTTTCATTCCAATAGGATCAATGGCGATCCACCCATCCTACCTACTTCTctgatttacttttcaattgccaataataaacTAACGGGATCAATACCCTCTTCCATATGCAACCTACATCACCTTCAATATATTAACATGTCAAATAACTCCATAAACAGCAAATTGCCTCCATGTCTATTCCAAAAGTCTGACAGTCTGGTAGTGTTGAATTTAGGGAGAAACAAACTAAGTGGCATCATTCCTGATACATTTCCGCAGAATTGCAATTTGAGAACTTTGGACCTCAACAGCAATATCCTAGAAGGGAAGTTTCCAAGATCCCTGCAAGGATgtgcatttctggaggtcttGGATATTAGAAATAATAAGATTAGAAATACATTCCCATGCATGTTGAAGAAATTTTCCAATTTGCATGTCCTAGTTTTGAGGCCAAACATGTTCCATGGGAATCTCCGGTGTCTAATAGCTAATAATGAAACCTGGTCAAAGCTTCAAATTATAGATCTTTTAGCCAACAATTTCAGCGGATCTCTACCAACACGGTACTTCTCAAGTAGGCAAGGCATGATGCTGAGCAGCAATCCAGATCAAGTTGGATCCAAGCATTTGTAA
- the LOC132606775 gene encoding ammonium transporter 2 has product MSTPGQPGAYQPQPGVPPWLNNGDNAWQMTAATLVGLQSMPGLVILYASIVKKKWAVNSAFMALYAFAAVLICWVLVGYRIAFGDKLLPFWAKGAPALGQKYLTGRARMPETTHYFSNGEIESPMHEPFYPMAAHVYFHFTFAAITMILLAGSVLGRMNIKAWMAFVPLWLIFCYTVGAFSLWGGGFLYHWGVIDYSGGYVIHLSAGISGFTAAYWVGPRLKSDRERFPPNNVLLMLAGAGLLWMGWSGFNGGAPNAANVVAPLAVLNTNISAATSLLIWTTLDVFYFGKPSVIGAIQGMMTGLACVTPGAGVVQAWAAIVMGILAGSIPWYSMMILHKKSTFLQQVDDTLAVFHTHAVAGLLGGLLTGLLAEPTLCSIVLPVSNTKGAFYGGGGGMLFLKQIVAALFIIGWNIVATTLILLAIRLFIPLRMSDEQLMIGDDAVHGEEAYALWGDGEKYDPARHGWHDSTSPPQTTQSGFINGARGVTINL; this is encoded by the exons ATGTCTACACCAGGACAACCAGGAGCATATCAACCACAACCAGGTGTCCCTCCATGGCTAAACAATGGCGACAACGCCTGGCAAATGACTGCTGCGACCCTCGTTGGTCTGCAGAGTATGCCAGGCCTTGTCATCCTTTACGCCAGCATAGTGAAGAAAAAATGGGCAGTTAATTCAGCTTTCATGGCTCTATATGCTTTCGCAGCGGTTCTCATCTGTTGGGTCTTAGTAGGCTATCGTATCGCCTTTGGCGATAAacttttgcccttctgggcaaaaGGCGCTCCTGCTTTAGGCCAAAAGTACTTGACCGGACGTGCAAGAATGCCAGAGACGACACATTATTTTAGCAATGGGGAGATTGAATCTCCTATGCATGAACCTTTTTATCCTATGGCTGCACATGTGTATTTTCATTTCACTTTTGCTGCTATTACGATGATTTTGTTGGCTGGTTCTGTTCTTGGTCGTATGAATATTAAGGCTTGGATGGCTTTTGTTCCTCTTTGGCTTATTTTTTGTTATACGGTTGGAGCTTTTAGCCTTTGGGGAGGTGGATTTCTGTATCACTGGGGTGTTATTGATTACTCTGGTGGTTATGTTATTCATCTGTCAGCTGGAATTTCTGGATTCACTGCTGCTTATTGG GTTGGGCCAAGATTGAAGAGTGATAGGGAAAGGTTTCCACCAAACAATGTGTTGCTGATGCTTGCAGGAGCAGGGCTACTTTGGATGGGTTGGTCAGGTTTCAATGGAGGAGCACCTAATGCTGCAAATGTAGTTGCTCCTTTGGCTGTGTTAAACACTAATATTTCAGCAGCTACAAGTCTTCTTATTTGGACAACCCTTGATGTTTTTTACTTTGGCAAGCCATCCGTTATTGGAGCTATTCAGGGAATGATGACCGGCCTCGCTTGTGTAACTCCTGGAGCAG GAGTGGTGCAAGCTTGGGCAGCCATAGTAATGGGAATACTTGCTGGAAGCATTCCATGGTACTCCATGATGATCCTCCACAAAAAGTCCACTTTTCTACAACAG GTGGATGATACCCTGGCTGTGTTTCACACACATGCTGTGGCTGGACTTCTAGGCGGTTTATTAACTGGTCTTCTGGCAGAACCAACTCTCTGTAGTATTGTTCTTCCAGTCAGCAACACAAAGGGTGCATTTTATGGTGGAGGCGGTGGAATGCTTTTCCTTAAGCAAATAGTTGCAGCTCTCTTCATCATTGGTTGGAACATAGTTGCAACGACGCTAATCCTACTTGCGATAAGGTTGTTCATCCCGTTAAGAATGTCGGATGAGCAGCTAATGATTGGGGATGATGCGGTTCATGGAGAAGAAGCCTATGCCCTTTGGGGTGATGGAGAGAAATATGATCCCGCAAGACATGGTTGGCATGACTCAACTTCTCCACCACAAACAACACAATCTGGTTTTATCAATGGAGCTAGAGGAGTGACAATTAATTTATAG